A stretch of DNA from Prochlorococcus marinus str. SB:
AAAAAATTATAAATAATAAAAATATTTATTATTTTGATTAAATCAATAATATTATCTGAAGTCCAATAAATACAATACTTTTTAATTTAATTGATCAGCTTAACAAGAGTAATTTTTATAAAATCTTTAAAACTAGTTTTTAAAAAATTAATTTTATTTCTGTTAAGAAAACTGGCTTATTAAAGCAATAATTATAAAAATAATTCCTATACCAACAGTTGCCATCCTTCCGTTCCATATTTCAGCTTGAGGGGTAAAACCTCTTTTCCACAAATTCAGTTCCTTTTTATCAACAAAGTTTTTTGTCTCTT
This window harbors:
- a CDS encoding high light inducible protein translates to MNKQPKIEIKETKNFVDKKELNLWKRGFTPQAEIWNGRMATVGIGIIFIIIALISQFS